The window ACGGCGCGTAGCGAATGACGAGCCGGACGTCGTCCGGGTACTTCGCCATCAGGCTCTTGACGATCGGATAGAAGGCGCGGCAGGTTTCGCAAGCCGGGTCGAAGAACTCGACGATCGTGACCGGCGCGCCCTTGGGGGCCGAGCACCGGCGAGTGCATGCGCACCAGCCGGGTCTGCTCGGCGCGCACCGTCTGGTCCTGGGCGCTCTGTGTCTGCTTCCGATACAGGCTGACACCCACGGCAAAAGCGGCGACAACGAGGATCAGGATGCCGCCGACGGCGAGCCTCTTGGTGTTCATGAGCGGGTCCTTCGCAGGTAGACGAGCAGGAGGGCGACGATCGCAGCGAAGGCGATCAGCGACAGCCACGGAATCTGGATGTCGCCGAGGATCACCAGCTTCTGATCGCTACACGACGGGCCGGCACCGCAGGGGATCCGCCACTGTGGCACCCAGCCTGCAATCAGCGCTGTGTGATAGCCCGCCACCGCGACGCCGCCCAATGCCAGCGGAAACGCATAGACGGCCCCGCGCCGGTCGTTGCCGAAGGCCGCCATGCCGAGGATCACGGCCAGCGGAAACATCAGGATGCGCTGGTACCAGCACAGCTGGCAGGGCGTCATGCCCATCACCTCGCCGATGAACAGCGCGGCGAAGGTCGACACGAGGGCGACGGCCCAGGCGGCCGACAGCCACACCCACCCGGTGCTCGGCCGGGTGGGTACTGGGCTGTCATGTTCACCGCGCGCGGTGTTCATCGCGCGGGCCACCTTACTTCAGGGTGAAGCGTGCCGTCGCCGGCTTGCCGGCGACCGTCACGACGGCCACGGCCTTGGTGCCCGGGCCGACCTTGAAGCTGCCGGTGGCTTCGAGTTTGTCGCCGGCAGGCTTGAGCTCGATCTCCTGCTTGTCGGTGCCGCTCAGCAGCGTGAGCTTGGCGGTGGCCTTGCTCAGGTCGGCCGCCTTGCCGTGGTCGCGCAGGTGGAGCTGGATCACGGTCGGCTTGGCCACCAGTTCGTAGTCCATGTCCTTGACCTCGACCACCACGCCGCCGTGCAGCGGCGTGTGCGCGTGGGCGTGGTCGTGCGGGTCGCCGGCGGCGAAGGCCGTGGTGGCCAGGACCAGGGTTGCGGCGGCGAGCAGGTGTTGCGGCTTCATGGAGCGTCCTTTCGTGTGAGGGGAGAGCAGGGGATTCAGAGCGCCTCGGCGTCCTTGTCGTCCATCAGCGCTTCGGCCGATCGGCGGCCGAACAGCCAGAACATCGCGGGCGTGAGGAAGGTGTCGAGCAGGGTCGAGCTGATGAGGCCGGAGAAGATCACCACGGCCACCGGGTGCAGCACCTCGGTGCCTGGCTGCTCGGCCTCGAACAGCAGCGGGGCCAGCGCGAAGGCGGTCACCAGCGCCGTCATCAGCACCGGGCTCAGCCGCTCCATCGAGCCACGCAGAATCATCTTCTGGTCGAAGGACTCGCCCTCGAAGCGCATCAGGTTGATGTAGTGGCTGACCTTCAGGATGCCGTTGCGCACCGAGAT is drawn from Methylibium petroleiphilum PM1 and contains these coding sequences:
- a CDS encoding disulfide bond formation protein B — protein: MNTARGEHDSPVPTRPSTGWVWLSAAWAVALVSTFAALFIGEVMGMTPCQLCWYQRILMFPLAVILGMAAFGNDRRGAVYAFPLALGGVAVAGYHTALIAGWVPQWRIPCGAGPSCSDQKLVILGDIQIPWLSLIAFAAIVALLLVYLRRTRS